Proteins from a genomic interval of Acidobacteriota bacterium:
- a CDS encoding NADP-dependent malic enzyme: MTKEELLAKAYKPAEDAMKLHPYYRGKLETSPKCCIRDFDDFAIWYTPGVAEVCKDIHRNPEKVYEHTNKGNMVAVVSDGTRVLGLGDIGPEAGLPVMEGKGILFKYLGGVDAFPICIDTKDPKEIIRTVEVLQPSFGGINLEDIAQPKCFEILAELRRRCRIPVWHDDQQGTATVCLAGLINALKIVGKRIEDVKITLVGSGAANIRIGALYMAYGAKPGNLIFVDRKGTLHKGRTELRGVYREKWEMCQITNRDQLVGGAAEAIAGADVLSAASTPGPDTIRKEWVAGMARDAIVFTTANPIPEMWPWDAHEAGARVVGTGRSDFPNQINNSLGFPGIFRGALDVAATTITDGMCIAAATELAKCAEDRGLREDSIVPKMDEPNVFVREAVAVGLKAIEQGVARKILTRDQLYRQADLMISRARRETEVKMREGIIRPVDL, from the coding sequence ATGACCAAGGAGGAGCTGCTGGCCAAAGCCTACAAGCCGGCGGAGGACGCCATGAAGCTGCACCCCTATTACAGGGGGAAGCTGGAGACCTCGCCGAAGTGCTGCATCCGCGACTTCGATGATTTTGCCATCTGGTACACCCCGGGCGTCGCGGAAGTCTGCAAGGATATCCATCGAAACCCCGAAAAGGTCTACGAGCACACGAACAAGGGGAACATGGTCGCGGTGGTGAGCGACGGCACCCGCGTCCTGGGCCTGGGCGACATCGGGCCGGAAGCGGGCCTCCCCGTCATGGAAGGGAAGGGGATCCTGTTCAAATACCTGGGCGGTGTGGACGCGTTCCCGATCTGCATCGACACCAAGGACCCCAAGGAGATCATCCGCACGGTGGAGGTGCTGCAGCCCTCCTTCGGGGGGATCAACCTCGAGGACATCGCCCAGCCGAAGTGCTTCGAGATCCTCGCGGAGCTGCGCCGTCGCTGCAGGATCCCGGTGTGGCACGACGACCAGCAGGGGACGGCGACCGTGTGCCTGGCGGGGTTGATCAACGCGCTGAAAATAGTCGGCAAGCGGATCGAGGACGTCAAAATCACCCTGGTCGGGTCGGGGGCGGCCAACATCCGGATCGGGGCGCTCTACATGGCTTACGGCGCCAAGCCGGGGAACCTGATCTTCGTGGACCGCAAGGGCACCTTGCACAAGGGTCGCACCGAGCTCAGGGGGGTCTACCGGGAGAAATGGGAGATGTGCCAGATCACCAACCGCGACCAGCTGGTCGGCGGGGCGGCGGAAGCGATCGCCGGGGCGGATGTGCTCTCGGCCGCCTCCACCCCCGGGCCGGACACCATCCGGAAGGAATGGGTCGCCGGCATGGCCAGGGACGCCATCGTGTTCACGACCGCCAACCCGATCCCGGAGATGTGGCCATGGGACGCCCATGAGGCGGGCGCCCGCGTGGTGGGGACCGGGAGAAGCGATTTTCCCAACCAGATCAACAATTCCCTCGGATTTCCCGGGATCTTCCGCGGCGCGCTCGATGTCGCCGCCACGACCATCACCGACGGGATGTGCATCGCCGCGGCCACGGAACTGGCGAAATGCGCGGAGGACCGGGGGCTGCGGGAGGATTCCATCGTCCCCAAGATGGACGAACCCAACGTTTTCGTCCGGGAGGCGGTGGCCGTCGGCCTGAAGGCGATCGAACAGGGGGTCGCCCGCAAGATCCTGACCCGCGACCAGCTCTACCGGCAGGCCGACCTCATGATCAGCCGTGCGCGCCGGGAGACCGAAGTCAAGATGAGGGAGGGCATCATCCGCCCGGTGGACCTGTAG
- the gltA gene encoding NADPH-dependent glutamate synthase: protein MYRIVKREQFGPVTFLWEVEAPDVARACQPGHFVMVRIDDTGERIPLTVADFDRGRGTVTVVVQAVGKTTHQMMALPEGSSVIDFIGPLGVESHLERRKKAVLVGGGLGVAPVFPQLRRHKELGSATISIIGFRSRDLMFWADRFSAWSDEFRVATDDGSYGTRGFVTVVLAQVLEEHRDIEEVIAIGPLPMMKACSELTRPYGIRTMVSLNSIMVDGTGMCGSCRVTVGGRMKFACVDGPDFDGHQVNFDELMLRQKRFECEEKGCLARYEEERRKLAALGQGGENPAVPVSRSRPPIAEAPPTPVPAEAAEARVPRNIKTIAPARTPMPEQDPVVRAGNFEEVARGYTLEMALCEADRCLQCKKPQCVPGCPVEIDIPGFIGALARRDIGESYRILKDSNALPAVCGRVCPQEVQCEATCIIGRKLEPVAIGRLERFVADFAAGRGWDKPPQFVKTGKKAAVIGSGPASLACAGDLVKAGVDVTVYEALHVAGGVLKYGIPEFRLPNDIIDIEIENLARLGVKFELDCIIGKLFTIPQLLGEMGCDSAFIATGAGSPKFMGIPGEAFNGVVSANELLTRVNLMQGFRQPLYDTPVGMGRRVAVIGAGNTAMDAMRVSLRMGAEKVYLVYRRSIKESPARAEELHHALEEGIIAKWLTNPVRILGNDQGWVIGMEVIEMELGEPDASGRRSPVPKKGSEYMLDVDMVVYALGTTANPIIAQSTPGLAVNRWGYIEVDERTGMTSVPGVFAGGDIVTGSATVILAMGAGRRAARGMLEYMGLRPPPPAESRSE from the coding sequence ATGTATCGGATCGTCAAGCGCGAGCAATTCGGGCCCGTTACCTTTCTGTGGGAAGTCGAGGCCCCGGACGTGGCGAGAGCGTGCCAGCCGGGGCATTTCGTCATGGTGCGCATCGACGACACCGGCGAACGGATCCCCCTGACCGTCGCCGATTTCGATCGCGGTCGGGGGACCGTCACGGTGGTGGTGCAGGCGGTGGGCAAGACCACCCACCAGATGATGGCCCTCCCTGAGGGCTCCTCCGTCATCGATTTCATCGGACCGCTGGGGGTGGAGTCCCATCTCGAGCGGCGGAAGAAGGCGGTGCTCGTGGGCGGGGGGCTGGGGGTGGCCCCCGTCTTTCCCCAGCTGCGCCGGCACAAGGAACTGGGGTCCGCCACCATTTCCATCATCGGCTTCCGCAGCCGGGACCTGATGTTCTGGGCCGACCGCTTTTCGGCCTGGTCGGACGAGTTCCGGGTGGCGACCGATGACGGTTCCTACGGGACCAGGGGCTTCGTCACCGTCGTGCTCGCCCAGGTCCTCGAGGAGCACAGGGACATCGAGGAGGTGATCGCCATCGGGCCGCTGCCGATGATGAAGGCGTGCTCGGAACTGACCCGGCCATACGGCATCCGCACCATGGTGAGCCTCAATTCCATCATGGTGGACGGGACCGGCATGTGCGGCTCCTGCAGGGTCACCGTAGGGGGGCGGATGAAATTCGCCTGCGTCGACGGGCCCGATTTCGACGGGCACCAGGTCAATTTCGACGAGCTGATGCTGCGGCAGAAGCGCTTCGAATGCGAGGAGAAGGGGTGCCTGGCGCGCTACGAGGAGGAGCGCCGGAAGCTTGCGGCGCTCGGCCAGGGCGGGGAGAATCCGGCGGTGCCCGTATCGCGCAGCCGGCCGCCGATCGCCGAAGCCCCCCCCACCCCCGTGCCCGCGGAGGCGGCCGAGGCCCGGGTGCCCAGGAACATCAAGACGATCGCTCCCGCGCGCACCCCGATGCCGGAACAGGACCCCGTGGTACGCGCCGGCAATTTCGAGGAGGTGGCCCGGGGGTACACCCTGGAGATGGCGCTCTGCGAGGCCGACCGCTGCCTGCAGTGCAAGAAGCCGCAATGCGTGCCCGGCTGCCCGGTGGAGATCGACATCCCGGGCTTCATCGGCGCCCTGGCCCGCCGGGACATCGGGGAATCGTACCGGATCCTGAAGGACTCCAACGCGCTCCCCGCCGTGTGCGGCCGGGTCTGTCCGCAGGAGGTGCAGTGCGAAGCCACCTGCATCATCGGCCGGAAGCTGGAACCGGTCGCCATCGGCCGGCTGGAGCGCTTCGTCGCCGATTTCGCCGCGGGCCGGGGGTGGGACAAGCCGCCGCAATTCGTGAAGACGGGGAAGAAGGCGGCCGTTATCGGTTCGGGTCCCGCGAGCCTGGCCTGCGCCGGCGACCTCGTCAAGGCGGGGGTGGACGTCACCGTCTACGAAGCCCTGCACGTGGCCGGCGGCGTGCTCAAGTACGGCATCCCCGAGTTCCGCCTTCCGAACGACATCATCGACATCGAGATCGAAAACCTCGCCCGGCTGGGGGTCAAGTTCGAGCTCGATTGCATCATCGGCAAGCTGTTCACGATTCCCCAGCTCCTGGGTGAAATGGGCTGCGACTCGGCCTTCATCGCCACCGGCGCGGGCAGCCCCAAGTTCATGGGAATCCCGGGCGAGGCTTTCAACGGGGTGGTCAGCGCCAACGAACTGCTGACGCGCGTCAACCTCATGCAGGGTTTCCGGCAGCCCCTGTACGACACGCCGGTGGGGATGGGCCGGCGCGTGGCCGTGATCGGCGCCGGAAACACGGCCATGGACGCGATGAGGGTCTCCCTGCGCATGGGGGCCGAGAAGGTGTACCTGGTCTACCGCCGGAGCATCAAGGAATCCCCGGCCCGGGCCGAGGAACTGCACCACGCCCTGGAGGAGGGCATCATCGCCAAGTGGCTGACCAACCCGGTGCGCATCCTCGGCAACGACCAGGGGTGGGTTATCGGCATGGAGGTCATCGAGATGGAGCTGGGAGAACCCGACGCCTCGGGCCGCCGGAGCCCCGTCCCGAAAAAGGGGTCCGAGTACATGCTCGACGTGGACATGGTCGTTTACGCGCTGGGGACCACGGCCAACCCCATCATCGCCCAGAGCACGCCGGGGCTGGCGGTGAACCGCTGGGGGTATATCGAGGTGGACGAGCGGACGGGGATGACGAGCGTGCCCGGGGTCTTCGCCGGGGGGGATATCGTAACCGGCTCGGCCACGGTGATCCTGGCGATGGGCGCCGGACGGCGCGCTGCGCGCGGCATGCTCGAGTACATGGGGCTCCGCCCGCCTCCCCCCGCCGAATCCCGGTCGGAATGA
- a CDS encoding TonB-dependent receptor gives MTFRFPAVAVLSTLLLAPPFFDAALMGAGNLPDEEVVVTANASPVPFGNLSRSVAVLTREDIARLPVHSIPDILAHAGADVGARAPSGMQADIRLRGSSFSQVLVLVDGVRLNDSQTGHHNADIPVPMEDIERIEVLLGPGSSIYGADAFGGTVHIITRAPAPGVRAAVGAGAHGFAEGSLSAGFEKGTLRQSFSVTAGRSSGFRHDRDFRAVTFAARSQIGKSTTLAVSHADREFGADGFYGPAPSREWTNQTLVSLSRSHGIARGVHADFRGWYRTHGDRFLYDVRTPGLFESRHRTHAAGASARARVPLGDAAALTLGGEAGADWIASGTLGDHSFSRSSLSAELEWSAPKRAAVYPGIRFDHYSNFGSAVSPSLSASLWATPRIRLRSSIGRAFRIPTFTELHYRDPNHEASPRLGPERAWSAELGADFIPAADWLGSLTLFSRRETDVIDWVRSTPGEKWRTANIRRLRTGGIEIGLRHALGPHAGLETRYSLIVSDAGSVDYVSKYVLDYARHGWVSAAHFPLPLGLRSRQSLGYKRRADGRGYWILDGAVERVFPHFILGVEGTNLLDNAYQEIRGVDMPGRWLGISVRPR, from the coding sequence ATGACGTTCCGGTTTCCGGCTGTTGCCGTCCTCTCTACTCTCCTGCTGGCCCCCCCCTTTTTCGATGCCGCCCTGATGGGCGCCGGGAATCTTCCCGACGAAGAGGTGGTGGTGACGGCCAACGCCTCCCCGGTCCCGTTCGGGAACCTGTCGAGGTCGGTGGCCGTGCTGACCCGGGAGGACATCGCCCGTCTCCCGGTCCACTCCATCCCCGACATCCTGGCGCACGCGGGAGCCGATGTCGGCGCCCGCGCCCCCTCCGGCATGCAGGCGGACATCCGGCTGCGTGGATCTTCGTTTTCCCAGGTCCTGGTCCTGGTCGACGGGGTGCGGCTCAACGACTCCCAGACGGGGCACCACAACGCCGACATTCCCGTCCCCATGGAGGATATCGAGCGGATCGAGGTCCTGCTGGGGCCCGGTTCCTCGATTTACGGGGCGGACGCCTTCGGCGGCACCGTGCACATCATCACGCGCGCCCCGGCCCCGGGGGTGCGAGCGGCGGTCGGCGCCGGGGCTCACGGCTTCGCCGAGGGCTCCCTCTCCGCCGGGTTTGAAAAGGGTACGCTCCGGCAGTCCTTCAGCGTCACCGCGGGCCGTTCCTCGGGATTTCGGCACGACCGGGATTTCCGCGCCGTAACGTTCGCCGCGCGTTCACAGATCGGGAAGTCCACGACCCTGGCGGTGTCCCACGCCGACAGGGAATTCGGGGCGGACGGCTTCTACGGGCCGGCCCCTTCCAGGGAATGGACGAACCAGACGCTGGTCTCCCTTTCCCGAAGCCACGGGATCGCCCGGGGCGTCCACGCCGATTTCCGGGGCTGGTACCGGACCCACGGGGACCGGTTCCTGTACGACGTCCGCACCCCCGGCCTTTTCGAGAGCCGGCACCGCACCCATGCCGCGGGAGCCTCGGCCAGGGCCCGGGTGCCGCTGGGCGACGCGGCCGCCCTCACGCTGGGGGGGGAGGCGGGTGCGGACTGGATCGCTTCCGGCACTCTCGGAGACCACTCCTTCTCGAGATCGAGCCTGTCCGCCGAACTCGAGTGGAGCGCGCCGAAGCGGGCGGCGGTCTACCCGGGGATCCGCTTCGATCACTACTCCAACTTCGGTTCCGCGGTGAGCCCCTCCCTGAGCGCCAGCCTGTGGGCCACCCCGCGCATCCGGCTTCGTTCCTCCATCGGCCGCGCGTTCCGGATCCCCACCTTCACCGAACTCCACTACCGCGACCCGAATCACGAGGCCAGCCCCCGGCTCGGGCCCGAACGGGCCTGGTCGGCCGAGCTGGGCGCCGATTTCATCCCCGCCGCGGACTGGCTCGGTTCCCTCACCCTCTTCTCCCGCCGGGAGACCGACGTCATCGACTGGGTCCGCTCGACGCCCGGGGAGAAATGGCGCACCGCCAACATCCGCCGCCTTCGCACCGGGGGGATCGAAATCGGGCTCCGGCATGCCCTGGGCCCGCACGCGGGCCTCGAGACGCGCTACAGCCTGATCGTGTCCGATGCGGGCTCCGTGGATTACGTTTCCAAGTACGTGCTCGACTACGCGCGGCACGGCTGGGTCTCCGCCGCTCATTTCCCCCTCCCGCTCGGGCTTCGTTCCCGGCAGTCGCTCGGCTACAAGCGGCGGGCCGACGGCCGAGGATACTGGATCCTCGACGGTGCGGTGGAGAGGGTGTTCCCCCATTTCATTCTCGGGGTCGAGGGGACCAACCTGCTCGACAACGCCTACCAGGAAATCCGGGGGGTCGACATGCCCGGGCGTTGGCTGGGCATCAGCGTGCGCCCGCGCTGA
- a CDS encoding TrpB-like pyridoxal phosphate-dependent enzyme, with product MTDTKITLPESEIPTHFYNIQADLPTPLAPALHPGTREPIGPQDLAPIFPMGLIQQEVTLEPAIEIPDQVRDIYRLYRPSPVYRARALEVALDTPAHIYYKSEHVSPVGSHKLNTALMQAYVNKQEGVKRLATETGAGQWGCALACACKLMGLECMVYMVRVSYDQKPYRRIMVNAYGGTIVPSPSELTEAGRQALAERPDSPGSLGLAISEAVEDAVKRDDTKYALGSVLNHVLLHQTIIGQEAMKQLEMAGEYPDYVIGCHGGGSNFAGLAFPFLKGRLKGTESKLRVIAVEPLSCPTLTKGPREYDFGDVAGNTPLMMMHTLGHKFIPPPVHAGGLRYHGSAPLVSHLLAGKFIEAEAYNQGDCFASALRFAQCEGTIPAPESAHAIHSAVVHALEAREAGEKKVILFNLSGHGHFDLAAYESYLSGKMDLKA from the coding sequence ATGACCGATACCAAGATCACTCTTCCGGAATCCGAGATACCTACGCATTTTTACAATATCCAGGCGGATCTCCCGACTCCGCTGGCCCCGGCGCTGCATCCCGGCACCCGGGAGCCGATCGGCCCCCAGGACCTGGCCCCGATCTTTCCCATGGGCCTGATCCAGCAGGAAGTCACCCTGGAGCCTGCGATCGAGATTCCCGACCAGGTGAGGGACATCTACCGCCTCTACCGTCCGAGCCCGGTCTATCGCGCGCGCGCCCTGGAAGTGGCGCTGGATACCCCGGCGCACATCTACTACAAGTCGGAGCACGTCAGCCCGGTGGGGAGCCACAAGCTCAACACGGCCCTCATGCAGGCCTACGTCAACAAGCAGGAGGGGGTCAAGCGCCTGGCCACCGAGACGGGCGCCGGGCAGTGGGGGTGCGCGCTGGCGTGCGCCTGCAAGCTGATGGGGCTGGAGTGCATGGTCTACATGGTGCGCGTCAGCTACGATCAGAAGCCGTACCGCCGGATCATGGTCAACGCCTACGGTGGGACCATCGTCCCCAGCCCCTCCGAACTGACGGAGGCGGGACGTCAGGCGCTGGCCGAAAGACCCGATTCCCCCGGAAGCCTCGGTCTGGCCATCTCCGAGGCGGTCGAGGACGCCGTCAAGCGGGACGACACCAAGTACGCCCTCGGGAGCGTGCTGAACCATGTCCTGCTCCACCAGACCATCATCGGCCAGGAAGCGATGAAGCAGTTGGAGATGGCGGGGGAATACCCGGATTACGTGATCGGGTGTCACGGGGGGGGGAGCAATTTCGCCGGCCTGGCGTTCCCGTTCCTCAAGGGCCGCCTGAAAGGGACGGAGTCGAAGCTGAGGGTGATCGCCGTGGAGCCGCTCTCCTGCCCCACCCTGACCAAGGGGCCGCGCGAGTACGATTTCGGCGACGTGGCGGGCAACACCCCGCTGATGATGATGCACACGCTGGGGCACAAATTCATCCCCCCCCCGGTTCACGCCGGCGGATTGCGTTACCACGGTTCCGCCCCACTGGTGAGCCACCTGCTGGCCGGGAAGTTCATCGAGGCGGAAGCCTACAACCAGGGGGACTGCTTCGCGAGCGCCCTCCGGTTCGCCCAGTGCGAGGGGACCATCCCCGCGCCCGAAAGCGCCCATGCCATCCATAGCGCCGTCGTGCACGCCCTCGAGGCGCGCGAAGCCGGGGAAAAGAAGGTCATTCTCTTCAACCTCTCCGGGCATGGCCACTTCGACCTGGCGGCCTACGAATCCTACCTTTCCGGCAAGATGGACCTGAAGGCCTGA
- the coxB gene encoding cytochrome c oxidase subunit II, whose amino-acid sequence MPFIPQASSAAGRVDAVFLFILVLSAVFLLFITATLVWFVIRYNRKRHPRGVDIEGNGWLEFAWTAIPTLIFITMFLYGWTNYSYMREVPRDAMVIEVTGRQWAWSFRYPNGKRTSHLLLAADRPVKLELHSLDVIHGFFIAAFRIKQDVVPGKVNYTWFVPTQLGTFDIECTVICGVSHAIMNAKAVVVPVEDFEAWYFGEEDDIPARFLKPASPAPAPAPDPAMALLERKSCTACHSVDGSPMVGPTLKGIYGMEGTVLDRDGRERTVRIDDDYLRRAILDPAAEITRGYPPAMPETVMTEDELRRMVDYIRNLR is encoded by the coding sequence ATGCCGTTCATTCCACAAGCCTCAAGCGCCGCGGGAAGGGTGGATGCGGTCTTTCTCTTCATCCTCGTGCTCAGCGCGGTCTTCCTCCTCTTCATCACCGCCACCCTCGTCTGGTTCGTCATCCGGTACAACCGGAAGCGCCACCCCCGGGGAGTGGACATCGAGGGGAACGGCTGGCTGGAGTTCGCCTGGACGGCGATCCCGACCCTGATTTTCATCACGATGTTCCTCTACGGGTGGACCAACTACAGCTACATGCGCGAGGTCCCGCGCGACGCCATGGTGATCGAGGTCACGGGGAGGCAGTGGGCGTGGTCCTTCCGGTATCCCAACGGGAAGCGCACCTCCCACCTCCTGCTGGCGGCCGACCGGCCGGTGAAGCTCGAACTCCACTCCCTGGACGTGATTCACGGGTTTTTCATCGCCGCTTTCCGGATCAAGCAGGACGTGGTGCCCGGAAAGGTGAATTACACCTGGTTCGTCCCGACGCAGCTGGGAACCTTCGACATCGAGTGCACCGTCATCTGCGGCGTGAGCCACGCGATCATGAACGCCAAGGCCGTGGTCGTCCCGGTCGAGGACTTCGAAGCCTGGTACTTCGGCGAGGAGGACGACATTCCCGCGCGCTTCCTCAAACCCGCTTCCCCCGCTCCCGCCCCGGCCCCGGACCCGGCCATGGCACTGCTCGAGCGCAAGTCCTGCACCGCCTGTCATTCGGTGGACGGAAGCCCCATGGTCGGCCCCACCCTGAAGGGGATCTACGGCATGGAGGGGACGGTCCTGGACCGGGACGGCCGTGAGCGCACCGTGAGGATCGACGACGATTACCTCAGGCGGGCGATCCTGGACCCTGCCGCCGAGATCACCAGGGGATACCCCCCCGCCATGCCCGAAACCGTGATGACGGAGGACGAACTCCGGCGGATGGTGGACTACATCCGGAATCTGCGGTAA
- a CDS encoding cytochrome C oxidase subunit IV family protein — translation MDRTGSETRVMPYRTLVRVWLVLLGLTGALVAAGTLLPPSLSVWAMLVITPVKAALIFYFFMHLKYEKPLLTGLVFVTLGLLVLVIGLLFSDLLYR, via the coding sequence ATGGACCGGACCGGATCGGAAACCCGCGTCATGCCTTACCGGACCCTGGTGCGCGTCTGGCTCGTGCTCCTCGGCCTGACGGGAGCGCTGGTCGCGGCGGGCACGCTGCTGCCTCCCTCCCTGTCGGTGTGGGCCATGCTGGTGATCACACCGGTCAAGGCGGCGCTGATCTTCTACTTTTTCATGCACCTGAAGTATGAAAAACCGCTGCTGACGGGGCTGGTCTTCGTCACCCTGGGGCTGCTGGTCCTGGTCATCGGGCTGCTCTTTTCCGACCTTCTCTACAGGTGA
- a CDS encoding cytochrome c oxidase subunit 3 family protein, whose product MTTAAAAHGGHVDHEGARFGMWLFLFTEILLFGGLFILYSAYRARYPNEFHEAGGHLDAVLGVANTVVLLTSSLTMAVAITALRKGRRRGALASLAGTIALGALFLVNKYFEWSGEIARGFYPDSPLLAERPQGEQIFFGLYYSMTGLHGLHVMAGIVLLAVMLALVLRNRITGGDYHKLENAGLYWHLVDVIWVFLLPLFYLAA is encoded by the coding sequence ATGACCACGGCCGCGGCGGCCCATGGCGGGCATGTGGACCACGAAGGCGCCAGGTTCGGGATGTGGCTCTTTCTCTTCACCGAGATTCTGCTCTTCGGGGGGCTCTTCATCCTCTATTCCGCCTACCGGGCGCGCTACCCGAACGAATTCCACGAGGCGGGCGGCCACCTCGACGCCGTGCTCGGCGTCGCGAACACCGTCGTCCTGCTGACGAGCAGCCTCACGATGGCCGTCGCGATCACGGCCCTTCGGAAGGGGCGGCGGCGCGGGGCACTGGCGAGCCTCGCCGGCACGATCGCGCTGGGAGCCCTCTTCCTCGTCAACAAGTACTTCGAGTGGAGCGGGGAGATCGCGCGGGGATTCTACCCCGATTCCCCCCTGCTGGCCGAAAGGCCCCAGGGGGAGCAGATCTTCTTCGGGCTCTACTACAGCATGACGGGGCTGCACGGGCTCCACGTCATGGCCGGCATCGTGCTGCTGGCCGTCATGCTGGCGCTCGTGCTCCGGAACCGGATCACGGGCGGGGATTACCACAAGCTGGAAAACGCCGGGCTCTACTGGCACCTGGTCGACGTGATCTGGGTGTTTCTGCTGCCCCTGTTCTACCTGGCGGCCTGA
- a CDS encoding cytochrome c oxidase subunit I encodes MSNYLDTGGRGGIAGWVLSTDHKRIGILYLATMTGLFFVAVVIGVLMRVEQLVLDPPLFAPQVYNAFFTVHGVIMIFMFVLPGLGAVFGNFFLPIMIGARDVSFPRLNLMSWYAFVAGTVIVFVSLFTGDGAPDTGWTFYVPFSVRTGTNVTLGLFGVFMLGFSSILTGLNFITTIHRLRAPGMTWHRMPLFAWSLYGTAWVQLLATPIVGITLLLVIAERVFGIGVFDPAKGGDPILYQHLFWTYSHPAVYIMILPAMGAITEILPTFAHRTVFGYRAIAWSSMAIAFLGSLVWGHHMFTSGMSEQANLLFSLFTFLVAVPSAIKVFNWTSTLYKGAIEVRPPMLYALTFVFLFAIGGLTGLMQGALAVNVHLHDTYFIVGHFHYVMFGGTGIAFFAALLYWFPKMFGRTYNERIANLAWAPIFVGFNLLYFGMLVLGYMGMPRRYFTHLPQYHTGHVLASVGGFILAAGLVLFFANLVAALRRGKRAEANPWGGVTLEWRIASPPPAENFDVIPEIRGRPYRFNPEVSE; translated from the coding sequence ATGTCGAACTATCTGGATACGGGCGGGCGCGGGGGGATCGCGGGCTGGGTCCTTTCCACCGACCACAAGAGGATCGGGATTCTGTACCTGGCCACCATGACGGGCCTCTTCTTCGTCGCCGTCGTCATCGGGGTGCTCATGCGGGTGGAGCAGCTGGTGCTCGACCCGCCGCTCTTCGCGCCGCAGGTGTACAACGCCTTCTTCACGGTCCACGGCGTCATCATGATCTTCATGTTCGTCCTGCCGGGGCTCGGGGCCGTGTTCGGGAACTTTTTCCTCCCCATCATGATCGGCGCCCGCGACGTCTCCTTCCCGCGCCTGAACCTGATGTCGTGGTACGCCTTCGTCGCCGGCACCGTCATCGTCTTCGTCTCCCTTTTCACGGGGGACGGGGCCCCCGACACCGGGTGGACGTTCTACGTCCCCTTCAGCGTCCGCACCGGCACGAACGTCACCCTGGGGCTTTTCGGCGTCTTCATGCTGGGGTTCAGCTCGATCCTGACCGGGCTCAATTTCATCACCACCATCCACCGGCTGAGGGCCCCGGGGATGACGTGGCACCGGATGCCCCTGTTCGCCTGGTCGCTGTACGGGACCGCCTGGGTCCAGCTCCTGGCCACCCCCATCGTCGGCATCACCCTGCTGCTCGTCATCGCCGAGCGGGTGTTCGGCATCGGCGTGTTCGACCCGGCCAAGGGGGGGGATCCGATCCTGTACCAGCACCTGTTCTGGACCTATTCCCACCCGGCGGTCTACATCATGATCCTCCCCGCCATGGGGGCCATCACCGAAATCCTCCCCACCTTCGCCCACCGCACGGTCTTCGGCTACCGGGCCATCGCCTGGTCCTCGATGGCGATCGCGTTCCTGGGCTCGCTGGTCTGGGGCCACCACATGTTCACGAGCGGGATGTCGGAGCAGGCCAACCTCCTCTTTTCCCTCTTCACCTTCCTCGTGGCCGTGCCGAGCGCCATCAAGGTCTTCAACTGGACCTCCACCCTCTACAAGGGGGCCATCGAGGTCCGGCCCCCGATGCTGTACGCGCTGACGTTCGTGTTCCTCTTCGCCATCGGCGGGCTGACGGGGCTGATGCAGGGGGCCCTGGCGGTGAACGTCCACCTGCACGACACCTATTTCATCGTCGGCCATTTCCATTACGTGATGTTCGGGGGGACGGGCATCGCCTTCTTCGCCGCGCTCCTCTACTGGTTCCCCAAGATGTTCGGGAGGACCTACAACGAGAGGATCGCAAACCTCGCCTGGGCCCCCATCTTCGTCGGCTTCAACCTCCTCTATTTCGGCATGCTGGTGCTGGGGTACATGGGGATGCCGCGGCGCTATTTCACCCACCTGCCGCAGTACCACACGGGCCACGTCCTCGCGAGCGTGGGGGGCTTCATCCTGGCGGCGGGGCTGGTGCTTTTCTTCGCCAACCTGGTCGCGGCGCTCCGGAGGGGGAAGAGGGCTGAAGCCAACCCGTGGGGGGGCGTGACGCTCGAGTGGCGCATCGCCTCCCCCCCGCCGGCGGAGAATTTCGACGTCATCCCCGAGATCCGGGGGCGCCCCTACCGCTTCAACCCGGAGGTTTCCGAATGA